The Ochotona princeps isolate mOchPri1 chromosome 26, mOchPri1.hap1, whole genome shotgun sequence genome contains a region encoding:
- the ZFP36L1 gene encoding mRNA decay activator protein ZFP36L1, with protein MTTTLVSATIFDLSEVLCKGNKMINYSTPSAGGCLLDRKAVGTPAGAGFPRRHSVTLPSSKFHQNQLLSSLKGEPAPAALTSRDSRFRDRCFSEGGERLLPAQKQPGSGQVNSSRYKTELCRPFEENGACKYGDKCQFAHGIHELRSLTRHPKYKTELCRTFHTIGFCPYGPRCHFIHNAEERRALAGARDLSAAAAATAAAAAAAADRPRLQHSFSFAGFPSAAATAAATGLLDSPTSITPPPILSAEDLLGSPTLCDGASNPFGFSSQELANLFAPSMGLPGGGSPTAFLFRPMSESPHMFDSPPSPQDSLSDQEGYLSSSSSSHSGSDSPTLDNSRRLPIFSRLSISDD; from the coding sequence GGTAACAAGATGATTAACTACAGTACTCCCAGCGCCGGGGGCTGCCTGCTGGACAGGAAGGCAGTGGGCACCCCTGCCGGTGCGGGCTTTCCTCGGAGGCATTCGGTCACCCTGCCCAGCTCCAAATTCCACCAGAACCAACTCCTCAGCAGCCTCAAGGGCGAGCCGGCGCCCGCGGCCCTGACCTCCCGGGACAGCCGCTTCCGAGACCGCTGCTTCTCCGAGGGGGGCGAGCGGCTGCTGCCCGCCCAGAAGCAGCCCGGGAGCGGCCAGGTCAACTCGAGCCGCTACAAGACCGAGTTGTGCCGCCCCTTCGAGGAGAACGGCGCCTGTAAGTACGGGGACAAGTGCCAGTTTGCGCACGGCATCCACGAGCTGCGCAGCCTGACCCGCCACCCCAAGTACAAGACGGAGCTGTGCCGCACCTTCCACACCATCGGCTTCTGCCCTTATGGGCCCCGCTGCCACTTCATCCACAATGCCGAGGAGCGCCGCGCCCTGGCCGGGGCCCGGGACCTCTCCGCCGCCGCAGCAGCCACCGcagccgccgccgcagccgccgctgACCGTCCCCGCCTCCAGCACAGCTTTAGCTTTGCTGGGTTTCCCAgtgccgccgccaccgccgccgccacgGGGCTGCTGGACAGCCCTACGTCCATCACCCCACCCCCCATCCTGAGCGCCGAAGACCTCCTGGGCTCACCTACCCTTTGCGATGGCGCCAGTAACCCCTTCGGCTTCTCCAGCCAGGAGCTGGCCAATCTCTTTGCCCCTAGCATGGGGCTGCCCGGGGGTGGCTCCCCTACCGCCTTCCTCTTCCGGCCCATGTCCGAGTCCCCTCACATGTTTGACTCGCCCCCCAGCCCCCAGGATTCTCTCTCGGACCAGGAGGGCTATCTGAGCAgttccagcagcagccacagcggtTCCGACTCCCCCACCTTGGACAACTCAAGGCGTCTGCCCATTTTCAGCAGACTTTCCATCTCAGATGACTAA